A genomic window from Sparus aurata chromosome 14, fSpaAur1.1, whole genome shotgun sequence includes:
- the shank3b gene encoding SH3 and multiple ankyrin repeat domains protein 3 isoform X1 has translation MPLSPAADTKHDRPRQQAVTNGNPTGSAVARDDDADDTPSGNSIVVRIGIPDLQQTKCLRLDPELPVWTSKQRVLVTLTQSLSDVLNYGLFQPAFNGRAGKFLDEERLLKEYPLPPITPIPYLEFRYKRRIYTQSYVDDKQLAKLHTKANLKRFMEHVHQKNVEKVSKWLEKGLDPNFHDSDSGECPLTLAVQLEESCELIKVLRSGGAHLDFRTRDGITALHRAVLCRNSSSLTTLLDLGASPDYKDSRGLTPLYHSAMVGGAPYCCELLLQDHATIGMTDENGWQEIHQACRFGNVQHLEHLLFYGADMSSQNASGNTALHLCALYNQDSCARVLLFRGANKDIKNYNNQTAFQVAIIAGNFDLAEIIKIHKTSDVGVQVVPFRETPSYTKRRRAGLTRTSAGNGLSSPRSLIRSASDNALESPASSPGPSLQSLETHHDTHTHSLRRHTRRLSPSGGGHVETSPPSSPPLTPQMRKRRLYSAVPGRTFIATRSHVPQGTGEIQLHRGERVKVLSIGEGGFWEGSVKGRTGWFPADCVEEVQMRQYDPRLETREDRTKRLFRHYTVGSYDNYTSYSDYVIEEKTAVLQKRESEGFGFVLRGAKAETPIEEFAPTPAFPALQYLESVDQGGVAWRAGLRTGDFLIEVNGADVVKVGHRQVVSLIRQGGSRLLMKVVSVSRKSESNLIRKKAPPPPKRAPSTSLTLRSKSMTADLEEIARRRRIEKLDEMLAVGQQEVVLRARPADDFRAATVKQRPTSRRITQAEINSLFERQGLVPPTAPEKSTMALPRGMSRTKSFGTPEDDRISALINESRFPRSSSLTDSFIPPPPQQAPPPPPSASSTSTSPLFLLDSGPPPSFLPPPPPARGEGLTRSSFKPGAEPRLQELTDSPSRSHAHAERQRKARSMIILQDTPPLQPDAHAAATHTLHTATHTATHTLHTATHTSTLSLHSTSPALGHSPLSRRRGRPIENPYANVGQQAAPSKPQRRKSPLLKQLPVEEQGLGMKDHDPTKLELPGSPSRAELYQQQVLSERARVQGRRSSLFLSVEGSGSENQVPPLLTQSHSMDDLGELPPPAPVLSPSPTPHTFLHPLTGKPLDPSSPLALALAARERALTARTPSPEPRMKHASASTTPIPTPAASPEGRHKRTPITTPQSSPEPRSKRTTPQTSPEQRTKRTTPQTSPELRHKRMTPPLFPDGQVERPETEGGVTSPAGPSPERWKPTPLPTLSNETHALIDRRRSLTVGSSEEEGGAYTVTLPPALLSSSDEETREELRRIGLVTPPPAFAASPAPPPPSSLTLLPRRGGEGGGGGSGPDSLGRQGDEEEGGNERLHDSSSSPSSLPPSITLASPPAPPSPSSPPAAHPSPSSPATSPIALKPRLRSPIGRGRSSLRDPLLKQSSDSELLPSAASSSSPSSPLCSSPTGGGGRQPRYLFQRRSKLWGGGDDREERRGLSPDEGGGRPAALGGQGSGSAVDLTSRSASALELSGRAGSGLDLANRLQLLNKDSHSLGEEPSPLDPGRRSPVGGARCLDSGVTKSLFSSLGELHTISQRGYGASYTVRPGSRYPVTRRSPSPSPSPSDRSIGISSPSERPDLSSGRGLTILKSSSLSLPSEPKEVRFVMRSASARTRSRSPSPSPHASPCPSPVLSGPLLALRPWRQRPLNLWNKYDVGDWLESVGLAEHRQRFQEHEIEGSHLPALTKDDYVELGVTRLGHRINIERALRQLLDGST, from the exons ATGCCtctgagtccggctgctgacaCCAAACATGATCGCCCGCGGCAACAGGCGGTTACTAACGGCAACCCGACAGGCTCTGCTGTTGCCAGGGACGACGACGCGGACGACACGCCCTCCGGAAACAGCATTGTCGTCCGCATTGGCATCCCGGACCTGCAGCAGAcg AAGTGTTTGCGGTTGGACCCAGAGTTACCAGTTTGGACCAGTAAGCAGAGGGTTCTGGTGACGTTGACTCAGTCTCTGTCGGATGTTTTGAACTATGGTCTCTTCCAGCCGGCGTTCAACGGCCGAGCCGGAAAGTTTCTGGACGAGGAGCGGCTGCTGAAGGAATACCCTCTCCCGCCCATCACGCCCATCCCATACCTGGAG TTTCGTTACAAGAGGAGAATTTACACGCAGAGCTACGTGGACGACAAACAGCTGGCCAAGCTTCACACCAAG GCCAACCTGAAGCGCTTCATGGAACATGTGCATCAGAAGAATGTGGAGAAGGTTTCCAAGTGGCTGGAGAAGGGACTGGACCCCAACTTCCACGACTCTGACAGCGGGG agTGTCCTCTGACGCTGGCCGTCCAGCTGGAGGAGAGCTGCGAGCTGATTAAAGTGCTCCGCAGCGGAGGAGCTCACCTGGACTTCAGAACCAGAGACGGTATCACCGCTCTGCACCGGGCCGTCCTCTGCAGGAACAGCTCCTCACTCACC ACTCTGCTGGACCTCGGAGCGTCTCCGGACTACAAGGACAGCAGAGGACTGACTCCCCTGTATCACTCTGCCATGGTGGGCGGCGCCCCCTACTGCtgcgagctgctgctgcaggaccacgCCACCATCG GGATGACTGATGAGAACGGATGGCAGGAAATCCAccag gcatgtCGCTTCGGTAACGTGCAGCACTTGGAGCACCTGCTGTTCTATGGTGCTGACATGAGTTCCCAGAATGCATCGGGAAACACTGCACTGCACCTCTGTGCTCTCTACAACCAG GACAGCTGTGCCCGAGTGCTGCTGTTCAGAGGAGCCAATAAAGACATcaaaaactacaacaaccagACTGCCTTTCag gtggcgATAATTGCTGGGAACTTTGATCTGGCAGAAATCATTAAGATCCACAAAACCTCTGACGTTG gcgTCCAAGTAGTTCCCTTCAGAGAAACTCCATCCTACACGAAGCGCCGCCGAGCCGGCCTGACCAGGACGTCAGCTGGAAACGGTCTGtcctctcctcgctctctgatTCGCTCAGCCAGTGACAACGCTCTGGAGAGCCCCGCCTCCTCTCCTGGCCCCTCCCTCCAAAGCTTAGAAACGCACCacgacacgcacacacactcgctaCGACGACACACACGCCGCCTCAg ccccAGCGGTGGCGGCCATGTTGAGACCAGCccgccctcctcccctcccctcacccctcagatgaggaagaggaggctgtACAGCGCCGTGCCGGGTCGCACCTTCATCGCCACGCGCTCCCACGTGCCCCAGGGGACGGGAGAGATCCAGCTGCACCGAGGAGAgcgggtcaaag TTCTGTCTATAGGTGAAGGTGGATTCTGGGAGGGAAGCGTTAAAGGAAGAACCGGGTGGTTTCCTGCCGACTGCGTGGAGGAAGTCCAGATGAGACAGTACGACCCGCGACTGG AGACGAGGGAGGACCGCACCAAGAGACTGTTCAGACACTACACTGTAGGATCCTACGACAACTACACCTCCTACAG tgaCTATGTGATCGAGGAGAAGACGGccgtgctgcagaagagagagagcgagggattCGGCTTCGTCCTCAGAGGAGCTAAAG cCGAGACCCCCATCGAGGAGTTCGCCCCCACCCCGGCGTTCCCCGCCCTGCAGTACCTGGAGTCAGTCGACCAGGGGGGCGTGGCCTGGAGGGCGGGGCTACGGACCGGAGATTTCCTCATAGAG GTGAACGGCGCTGACGTGGTGAAGGTGGGACACCGGCAGGTCGTCTCTCTGATCCGTCAGGGAGGAAGTCGGCTGCTGATGAAGGTCGTCTCTGTTTCCAGGAAATCAGAATCCAACCTGATCAGGAAGAAAG ccccgccccctccAAAACGAGCACCCAGCACCTCGTTGACTCTCAGGTCCAAGTCCATGACAGCTGACCTGGAGGAGATAg CCAGGAGGAGACGCATCG AGAAACTGGATGAGATGTTGGCCGTCGGTCAACAGGAAGTCGTGCTGAGGGCGCGACCAGCAGACGACTTCAGAGCAGCGACGGTGAAACAGAGACCGACCAGCCGACGCATCACACAGGCCGAGATCAAT tcctTGTTCGAGCGTCAGGGTCTGGTGCCGCCCACAGCGCCAGAGAAGAGCACCATGGCTTTACCCCGAGGAATGTCCAGAACCAAGAGCTTCG GCACACCTGAGGACGACAGGATCTCGGCTCTGATCAATGAGAGTCGGTTTCCACGGAGCTCCTCGCTGACGGACAGCTtcatccctcctccccctcagcaagctccgcctcctcctccgtctgcctcctccacctccacctccccgctCTTCCTCCTGGACTCCGGCCCTCCACCTtccttcctcccccctcctcccccggCTAGAGGGGAGGGGCTGACCCGGTCCAGCTTTAAGCCAGGGGCGGAGCCGAGGCTCCAGGAACTCACTGATTCGCCGTCGAGGAGCCACGCCCACGCTGAGCGTCAGAGGAAGGCGAGGTCGATGATCATCCTGCAGGACACGCCGCCGCTGCAGCCTGACGCACACGCCGCTGCCACGCACACGCTGCACACCGCCACgcacactgcaacacacacgCTGCACACCGCGACACACACCTCCACGCTGTCTCTCCACAGCACCAGCCCCGCCCTCGGGCACTCACCGCTGTCACGCCGCCGGGGACGACCAATAGAAAACCCTTACGCTAACGTGGGACAGCAGGCCGCGCCTTCCAAGCCTCAGAGGAGGAAGTCACCTTTGTTGAAACAACTTCCTGTTGAGGAGCAGG gtCTCGGAATGAAAGATCACGATCCGACCAAACTGGAGCTGCCCGGCAGCCCCAGCAGGGCGGAGCTGTACCAGCAGCAGGTTCTGTCAGAGCGGGCTCGGGTTCAGGGCCGCAGgtcgtctctcttcctgtctgtggaGGGATCCGGCTCTGAGAACCAGGTGCCCCCCCTCCTCACTCAGAGCCATTCAATGGACGACCTCGGAGAGCTTCCTCCTCCGGCGCCGGTCCTGTCGCCCTCACCGACACCGCACACCTTCCTCCACCCGCTGACGGGGAAACCTCTGG ACCCGTCCTCTCCACTCGCCCTGGCTCTCGCTGCACGAGAACGAGCGCTCACCGCTCGCACGCCGAGCCCAGAGCCTCGAATGAAACACGCCTCTGCCTCCACCACGCCCATCCCCACCCCGGCTGCCAGCCCAGAGGGCAGACACAAGCGCACCCCTATCACCACCCCGCAGAGCAGCCCCGAGCCACGGTCCAAGCGCACCACCCCTCAGACAAGCCCCGAGCAGCGAACCAAGCGCACCACTCCCCAGACCAGCCCCGAGCTGAGGCATAAACGCATGACTCCGCCCTTGTTCCCTGACGGACAGGTGGAGCGGCcagaaacagagggaggagtGACCTCACCTGCAGGCCCCTCCCCTGAGCGCTGGAAACCCACCCCCCTGCCAACGCTGTCCAATGAGACTCACGCTCTGATTGACAGGCGCCGGAGCCTCACAGTGGGCAGCtcggaggaggagggcggggcCTACACAGTTACACTCCCACCGGCCTTGTTGTCGTCCAGTGACgaggagacgagggaggagcTTCGCAGAATTGGCTTGGTAACTCCACCCCCTGCTTTTGCCGCTTCTCCTGCCCCTCCCCCCCCATCCTCCCTCACCTTGTTGCCACGGCGAGgtggggaaggaggaggaggaggaagtggtccTGATTCTTTAGGCAGACaaggagatgaggaggaaggaggtAACGAGCGGCTCCACGACAGCTCCTCCTCCCCCAgctcgctccctccctccatcaccttggcctctcctcctgctccaccttccccctcctcccctcctgctgctcatccttccccctcctcccccgccACCTCCCCAATAGCTCTGAAGCCTCGCCTCCGTTCACCTATCGGCCGGGGCCGCTCGTCTCTCCGGGACCCGCTACTGAAGCAGTCATCAGACAGTGAGCTCCTCCCGTCTGCtgcgtcctcctcctccccctcctccccgctCTGCTCCTCCCCGACCGGAGGAGGTGGCCGACAGCCGCGCTACCTGTTCCAGAGGAGGTCCAAGCTGTGGGGGGGCGGAGACGACCGGGAGGAGCGGCGGGGCCTCAGCCCGGATGAAGGCGGAGGCCGTCCGGCAGCACTGGGAGGTCAGGGATCCGGGTCGGCCGTGGACCTGACCAGCCGCTCGGCGTCGGCTCTGGAGCTGAGCGGCAGGGCCGGTTCTGGACTGGATCTCGCTAACCggctgcagctgctcaacaaaGACAGTCACTCTCTGGGGGAGGAGCCAAGTCCCCTCGACCCGGGCAGGAGGTCACCTGTAGGAGGTGCCAG ATGTTTGGACAGTGGAGTGACTAAATC GTTGTTCTCCAGTCTCGGTGAACTCCACACCATCTCCCAGCGAGGATACGGAGCCAGCTACACCGTCAGACCAGGAAGCCGCTACCCCGTCACCCGCCGGagcccctccccctctccctccccatcTGATAGGTCAATAGGGATCTCCTCCCCCTCTGAGAGGCCGGACCTGAGCTCGGGTCGCGGCCTCACCATCCTGAAGTCGTCCAGTCTCAGTCTCCCCTCAGAACCAAAGGAGGTTCGGTTTGTGATGCGAAGCGCCAGTGCACGAACCAGGTCTCGCTCGCCCTCCCCCTCGCCCCACGCCTCCCCCTGCCCCTCCCCGGTCCTCAGCGGGCCCCTGCTGGCCCTGAGGCCTTGGAGGCAGCGGCCCCTCAACTTGTGGAATAAGTATGACGTGGGGGACTGGCTGGAGAGCGTGGGCCTGGCCGAACACCGCCAGCGCTTCCAGGAGCACGAGATCGAAGGCTCCCACCTCCCGGCGCTCACCAAAGACGACTACGTGGAGCTGGGCGTCACCAGACTGGGACACCGGATCAACATCGAGAGGGCgctcagacagctgctggaTGGTTCTACTTGA
- the shank3b gene encoding SH3 and multiple ankyrin repeat domains protein 3 isoform X3, whose protein sequence is MPLSPAADTKHDRPRQQAVTNGNPTGSAVARDDDADDTPSGNSIVVRIGIPDLQQTKCLRLDPELPVWTSKQRVLVTLTQSLSDVLNYGLFQPAFNGRAGKFLDEERLLKEYPLPPITPIPYLEFRYKRRIYTQSYVDDKQLAKLHTKANLKRFMEHVHQKNVEKVSKWLEKGLDPNFHDSDSGECPLTLAVQLEESCELIKVLRSGGAHLDFRTRDGITALHRAVLCRNSSSLTTLLDLGASPDYKDSRGLTPLYHSAMVGGAPYCCELLLQDHATIGMTDENGWQEIHQACRFGNVQHLEHLLFYGADMSSQNASGNTALHLCALYNQDSCARVLLFRGANKDIKNYNNQTAFQVAIIAGNFDLAEIIKIHKTSDVVVPFRETPSYTKRRRAGLTRTSAGNGLSSPRSLIRSASDNALESPASSPGPSLQSLETHHDTHTHSLRRHTRRLSPSGGGHVETSPPSSPPLTPQMRKRRLYSAVPGRTFIATRSHVPQGTGEIQLHRGERVKVLSIGEGGFWEGSVKGRTGWFPADCVEEVQMRQYDPRLETREDRTKRLFRHYTVGSYDNYTSYSDYVIEEKTAVLQKRESEGFGFVLRGAKAETPIEEFAPTPAFPALQYLESVDQGGVAWRAGLRTGDFLIEVNGADVVKVGHRQVVSLIRQGGSRLLMKVVSVSRKSESNLIRKKAPPPPKRAPSTSLTLRSKSMTADLEEIARRRRIEKLDEMLAVGQQEVVLRARPADDFRAATVKQRPTSRRITQAEINSLFERQGLVPPTAPEKSTMALPRGMSRTKSFGTPEDDRISALINESRFPRSSSLTDSFIPPPPQQAPPPPPSASSTSTSPLFLLDSGPPPSFLPPPPPARGEGLTRSSFKPGAEPRLQELTDSPSRSHAHAERQRKARSMIILQDTPPLQPDAHAAATHTLHTATHTATHTLHTATHTSTLSLHSTSPALGHSPLSRRRGRPIENPYANVGQQAAPSKPQRRKSPLLKQLPVEEQGLGMKDHDPTKLELPGSPSRAELYQQQVLSERARVQGRRSSLFLSVEGSGSENQVPPLLTQSHSMDDLGELPPPAPVLSPSPTPHTFLHPLTGKPLDPSSPLALALAARERALTARTPSPEPRMKHASASTTPIPTPAASPEGRHKRTPITTPQSSPEPRSKRTTPQTSPEQRTKRTTPQTSPELRHKRMTPPLFPDGQVERPETEGGVTSPAGPSPERWKPTPLPTLSNETHALIDRRRSLTVGSSEEEGGAYTVTLPPALLSSSDEETREELRRIGLVTPPPAFAASPAPPPPSSLTLLPRRGGEGGGGGSGPDSLGRQGDEEEGGNERLHDSSSSPSSLPPSITLASPPAPPSPSSPPAAHPSPSSPATSPIALKPRLRSPIGRGRSSLRDPLLKQSSDSELLPSAASSSSPSSPLCSSPTGGGGRQPRYLFQRRSKLWGGGDDREERRGLSPDEGGGRPAALGGQGSGSAVDLTSRSASALELSGRAGSGLDLANRLQLLNKDSHSLGEEPSPLDPGRRSPVGGARLFSSLGELHTISQRGYGASYTVRPGSRYPVTRRSPSPSPSPSDRSIGISSPSERPDLSSGRGLTILKSSSLSLPSEPKEVRFVMRSASARTRSRSPSPSPHASPCPSPVLSGPLLALRPWRQRPLNLWNKYDVGDWLESVGLAEHRQRFQEHEIEGSHLPALTKDDYVELGVTRLGHRINIERALRQLLDGST, encoded by the exons ATGCCtctgagtccggctgctgacaCCAAACATGATCGCCCGCGGCAACAGGCGGTTACTAACGGCAACCCGACAGGCTCTGCTGTTGCCAGGGACGACGACGCGGACGACACGCCCTCCGGAAACAGCATTGTCGTCCGCATTGGCATCCCGGACCTGCAGCAGAcg AAGTGTTTGCGGTTGGACCCAGAGTTACCAGTTTGGACCAGTAAGCAGAGGGTTCTGGTGACGTTGACTCAGTCTCTGTCGGATGTTTTGAACTATGGTCTCTTCCAGCCGGCGTTCAACGGCCGAGCCGGAAAGTTTCTGGACGAGGAGCGGCTGCTGAAGGAATACCCTCTCCCGCCCATCACGCCCATCCCATACCTGGAG TTTCGTTACAAGAGGAGAATTTACACGCAGAGCTACGTGGACGACAAACAGCTGGCCAAGCTTCACACCAAG GCCAACCTGAAGCGCTTCATGGAACATGTGCATCAGAAGAATGTGGAGAAGGTTTCCAAGTGGCTGGAGAAGGGACTGGACCCCAACTTCCACGACTCTGACAGCGGGG agTGTCCTCTGACGCTGGCCGTCCAGCTGGAGGAGAGCTGCGAGCTGATTAAAGTGCTCCGCAGCGGAGGAGCTCACCTGGACTTCAGAACCAGAGACGGTATCACCGCTCTGCACCGGGCCGTCCTCTGCAGGAACAGCTCCTCACTCACC ACTCTGCTGGACCTCGGAGCGTCTCCGGACTACAAGGACAGCAGAGGACTGACTCCCCTGTATCACTCTGCCATGGTGGGCGGCGCCCCCTACTGCtgcgagctgctgctgcaggaccacgCCACCATCG GGATGACTGATGAGAACGGATGGCAGGAAATCCAccag gcatgtCGCTTCGGTAACGTGCAGCACTTGGAGCACCTGCTGTTCTATGGTGCTGACATGAGTTCCCAGAATGCATCGGGAAACACTGCACTGCACCTCTGTGCTCTCTACAACCAG GACAGCTGTGCCCGAGTGCTGCTGTTCAGAGGAGCCAATAAAGACATcaaaaactacaacaaccagACTGCCTTTCag gtggcgATAATTGCTGGGAACTTTGATCTGGCAGAAATCATTAAGATCCACAAAACCTCTGACGTTG TAGTTCCCTTCAGAGAAACTCCATCCTACACGAAGCGCCGCCGAGCCGGCCTGACCAGGACGTCAGCTGGAAACGGTCTGtcctctcctcgctctctgatTCGCTCAGCCAGTGACAACGCTCTGGAGAGCCCCGCCTCCTCTCCTGGCCCCTCCCTCCAAAGCTTAGAAACGCACCacgacacgcacacacactcgctaCGACGACACACACGCCGCCTCAg ccccAGCGGTGGCGGCCATGTTGAGACCAGCccgccctcctcccctcccctcacccctcagatgaggaagaggaggctgtACAGCGCCGTGCCGGGTCGCACCTTCATCGCCACGCGCTCCCACGTGCCCCAGGGGACGGGAGAGATCCAGCTGCACCGAGGAGAgcgggtcaaag TTCTGTCTATAGGTGAAGGTGGATTCTGGGAGGGAAGCGTTAAAGGAAGAACCGGGTGGTTTCCTGCCGACTGCGTGGAGGAAGTCCAGATGAGACAGTACGACCCGCGACTGG AGACGAGGGAGGACCGCACCAAGAGACTGTTCAGACACTACACTGTAGGATCCTACGACAACTACACCTCCTACAG tgaCTATGTGATCGAGGAGAAGACGGccgtgctgcagaagagagagagcgagggattCGGCTTCGTCCTCAGAGGAGCTAAAG cCGAGACCCCCATCGAGGAGTTCGCCCCCACCCCGGCGTTCCCCGCCCTGCAGTACCTGGAGTCAGTCGACCAGGGGGGCGTGGCCTGGAGGGCGGGGCTACGGACCGGAGATTTCCTCATAGAG GTGAACGGCGCTGACGTGGTGAAGGTGGGACACCGGCAGGTCGTCTCTCTGATCCGTCAGGGAGGAAGTCGGCTGCTGATGAAGGTCGTCTCTGTTTCCAGGAAATCAGAATCCAACCTGATCAGGAAGAAAG ccccgccccctccAAAACGAGCACCCAGCACCTCGTTGACTCTCAGGTCCAAGTCCATGACAGCTGACCTGGAGGAGATAg CCAGGAGGAGACGCATCG AGAAACTGGATGAGATGTTGGCCGTCGGTCAACAGGAAGTCGTGCTGAGGGCGCGACCAGCAGACGACTTCAGAGCAGCGACGGTGAAACAGAGACCGACCAGCCGACGCATCACACAGGCCGAGATCAAT tcctTGTTCGAGCGTCAGGGTCTGGTGCCGCCCACAGCGCCAGAGAAGAGCACCATGGCTTTACCCCGAGGAATGTCCAGAACCAAGAGCTTCG GCACACCTGAGGACGACAGGATCTCGGCTCTGATCAATGAGAGTCGGTTTCCACGGAGCTCCTCGCTGACGGACAGCTtcatccctcctccccctcagcaagctccgcctcctcctccgtctgcctcctccacctccacctccccgctCTTCCTCCTGGACTCCGGCCCTCCACCTtccttcctcccccctcctcccccggCTAGAGGGGAGGGGCTGACCCGGTCCAGCTTTAAGCCAGGGGCGGAGCCGAGGCTCCAGGAACTCACTGATTCGCCGTCGAGGAGCCACGCCCACGCTGAGCGTCAGAGGAAGGCGAGGTCGATGATCATCCTGCAGGACACGCCGCCGCTGCAGCCTGACGCACACGCCGCTGCCACGCACACGCTGCACACCGCCACgcacactgcaacacacacgCTGCACACCGCGACACACACCTCCACGCTGTCTCTCCACAGCACCAGCCCCGCCCTCGGGCACTCACCGCTGTCACGCCGCCGGGGACGACCAATAGAAAACCCTTACGCTAACGTGGGACAGCAGGCCGCGCCTTCCAAGCCTCAGAGGAGGAAGTCACCTTTGTTGAAACAACTTCCTGTTGAGGAGCAGG gtCTCGGAATGAAAGATCACGATCCGACCAAACTGGAGCTGCCCGGCAGCCCCAGCAGGGCGGAGCTGTACCAGCAGCAGGTTCTGTCAGAGCGGGCTCGGGTTCAGGGCCGCAGgtcgtctctcttcctgtctgtggaGGGATCCGGCTCTGAGAACCAGGTGCCCCCCCTCCTCACTCAGAGCCATTCAATGGACGACCTCGGAGAGCTTCCTCCTCCGGCGCCGGTCCTGTCGCCCTCACCGACACCGCACACCTTCCTCCACCCGCTGACGGGGAAACCTCTGG ACCCGTCCTCTCCACTCGCCCTGGCTCTCGCTGCACGAGAACGAGCGCTCACCGCTCGCACGCCGAGCCCAGAGCCTCGAATGAAACACGCCTCTGCCTCCACCACGCCCATCCCCACCCCGGCTGCCAGCCCAGAGGGCAGACACAAGCGCACCCCTATCACCACCCCGCAGAGCAGCCCCGAGCCACGGTCCAAGCGCACCACCCCTCAGACAAGCCCCGAGCAGCGAACCAAGCGCACCACTCCCCAGACCAGCCCCGAGCTGAGGCATAAACGCATGACTCCGCCCTTGTTCCCTGACGGACAGGTGGAGCGGCcagaaacagagggaggagtGACCTCACCTGCAGGCCCCTCCCCTGAGCGCTGGAAACCCACCCCCCTGCCAACGCTGTCCAATGAGACTCACGCTCTGATTGACAGGCGCCGGAGCCTCACAGTGGGCAGCtcggaggaggagggcggggcCTACACAGTTACACTCCCACCGGCCTTGTTGTCGTCCAGTGACgaggagacgagggaggagcTTCGCAGAATTGGCTTGGTAACTCCACCCCCTGCTTTTGCCGCTTCTCCTGCCCCTCCCCCCCCATCCTCCCTCACCTTGTTGCCACGGCGAGgtggggaaggaggaggaggaggaagtggtccTGATTCTTTAGGCAGACaaggagatgaggaggaaggaggtAACGAGCGGCTCCACGACAGCTCCTCCTCCCCCAgctcgctccctccctccatcaccttggcctctcctcctgctccaccttccccctcctcccctcctgctgctcatccttccccctcctcccccgccACCTCCCCAATAGCTCTGAAGCCTCGCCTCCGTTCACCTATCGGCCGGGGCCGCTCGTCTCTCCGGGACCCGCTACTGAAGCAGTCATCAGACAGTGAGCTCCTCCCGTCTGCtgcgtcctcctcctccccctcctccccgctCTGCTCCTCCCCGACCGGAGGAGGTGGCCGACAGCCGCGCTACCTGTTCCAGAGGAGGTCCAAGCTGTGGGGGGGCGGAGACGACCGGGAGGAGCGGCGGGGCCTCAGCCCGGATGAAGGCGGAGGCCGTCCGGCAGCACTGGGAGGTCAGGGATCCGGGTCGGCCGTGGACCTGACCAGCCGCTCGGCGTCGGCTCTGGAGCTGAGCGGCAGGGCCGGTTCTGGACTGGATCTCGCTAACCggctgcagctgctcaacaaaGACAGTCACTCTCTGGGGGAGGAGCCAAGTCCCCTCGACCCGGGCAGGAGGTCACCTGTAGGAGGTGCCAG GTTGTTCTCCAGTCTCGGTGAACTCCACACCATCTCCCAGCGAGGATACGGAGCCAGCTACACCGTCAGACCAGGAAGCCGCTACCCCGTCACCCGCCGGagcccctccccctctccctccccatcTGATAGGTCAATAGGGATCTCCTCCCCCTCTGAGAGGCCGGACCTGAGCTCGGGTCGCGGCCTCACCATCCTGAAGTCGTCCAGTCTCAGTCTCCCCTCAGAACCAAAGGAGGTTCGGTTTGTGATGCGAAGCGCCAGTGCACGAACCAGGTCTCGCTCGCCCTCCCCCTCGCCCCACGCCTCCCCCTGCCCCTCCCCGGTCCTCAGCGGGCCCCTGCTGGCCCTGAGGCCTTGGAGGCAGCGGCCCCTCAACTTGTGGAATAAGTATGACGTGGGGGACTGGCTGGAGAGCGTGGGCCTGGCCGAACACCGCCAGCGCTTCCAGGAGCACGAGATCGAAGGCTCCCACCTCCCGGCGCTCACCAAAGACGACTACGTGGAGCTGGGCGTCACCAGACTGGGACACCGGATCAACATCGAGAGGGCgctcagacagctgctggaTGGTTCTACTTGA